The following coding sequences lie in one Myxococcus xanthus genomic window:
- a CDS encoding alpha/beta fold hydrolase, whose product MSTSRAFTALLLAAGLSSAGCVRSYAHQPALSFQDLDYTSEGSKQPWPVKRIPLPRTANQYGMAVVPQMAYVDLPGSGPDAKAVVFIHGLGSYLKFWRAQLDAFQQQGYRVIAVDLPGYGKSDKPGTFPYTMEAMADAVLELVDGLGLDKPVLAGHSMGGQTSLSFAIRYPESLSGLVLASPAGFEKFSWREKEWFARAMSSEFIKSAPEASIWGSVRQANFMHWRPELEWLIEERVRLAKSPEFDAYAYANVRTVRGLSHNDFVRDNLHRVTVPTVIIYGTDDRLIPSPFLHGGEARGIMEYGASHIPGAKLVALEGCGHTVQLDCTERFNEAAFAFVRDAAAGRIEVPSAPAKEEAPRPESPPGPASEPLTPESLPPPTPGQEGEPTPGVLPQP is encoded by the coding sequence ATGAGCACCTCCCGCGCATTCACGGCCCTGCTCCTCGCGGCGGGGCTCTCCTCCGCCGGTTGCGTGCGCTCGTACGCGCACCAGCCCGCGCTCTCCTTCCAGGATTTGGACTACACCTCCGAGGGCTCGAAGCAGCCCTGGCCGGTGAAGCGGATTCCGCTTCCGCGCACCGCGAATCAGTACGGCATGGCCGTGGTGCCCCAGATGGCCTACGTCGACCTGCCCGGCAGCGGCCCGGACGCGAAGGCCGTCGTCTTCATCCACGGCCTGGGTTCGTACCTGAAGTTCTGGCGGGCGCAGTTGGACGCCTTCCAGCAGCAGGGCTACCGCGTCATCGCGGTGGACCTGCCCGGCTACGGCAAGTCCGACAAGCCCGGCACCTTCCCGTACACCATGGAGGCCATGGCGGACGCGGTGCTGGAGCTGGTGGACGGCCTGGGTCTGGACAAGCCCGTGCTCGCCGGTCATTCCATGGGCGGGCAGACGTCGCTCTCCTTCGCCATCCGCTACCCGGAGTCGCTGAGCGGGCTGGTGCTGGCGTCGCCCGCCGGCTTCGAGAAGTTCAGCTGGCGGGAGAAGGAGTGGTTCGCGCGGGCGATGAGCTCCGAGTTCATCAAGTCCGCGCCGGAGGCCAGCATCTGGGGCAGCGTGCGCCAGGCCAACTTCATGCACTGGCGGCCGGAGCTGGAGTGGCTGATTGAGGAGCGCGTGCGGCTGGCGAAGTCGCCCGAGTTCGACGCCTACGCCTACGCCAATGTGCGCACGGTGCGGGGCCTGTCCCACAACGACTTCGTGCGCGACAACCTGCACCGCGTCACCGTGCCCACCGTCATCATCTACGGCACGGATGACCGGCTCATCCCCAGCCCCTTCCTCCACGGCGGCGAGGCGCGCGGCATCATGGAGTACGGCGCGTCCCACATCCCCGGCGCGAAGCTGGTGGCGCTGGAAGGGTGCGGTCACACCGTGCAGCTCGACTGCACGGAGCGCTTCAACGAGGCGGCCTTCGCCTTCGTCCGCGACGCGGCGGCGGGGCGCATCGAGGTGCCGTCCGCTCCCGCGAAGGAGGAGGCGCCGCGGCCGGAGTCTCCTCCCGGGCCGGCGTCCGAGCCGCTCACGCCGGAGAGTCTGCCTCCGCCCACGCCGGGCCAGGAAGGCGAGCCGACGCCGGGCGTGCTGCCCCAGCCGTAG
- a CDS encoding TetR/AcrR family transcriptional regulator, translated as MNRASASQDRSGPVTPRGQKTRAKLLKAAESVFGEKGYERASIADITRKGGVALGTFYVYFPDKQSIFVEVVDELGTRLRRLIAESVADCEDRVDVERQGLRTFFQFVRQHPNLYRVVRQAEFVDEACYRRYYDRFARGYVSGLTRAMEAGEVRRMDPEALAYCLMGISDFLGMRWVLWEEDPGLERVLDTAMTLISHGLDPRASTGRNTVKSSAASKPKSKPKPKTLKKNTLRSARRPARGARS; from the coding sequence ATGAATCGGGCTTCAGCTTCTCAAGACCGCTCCGGACCCGTCACGCCGCGAGGCCAGAAGACGCGTGCGAAGCTGTTGAAGGCCGCGGAGTCGGTCTTCGGTGAGAAGGGCTACGAGCGCGCCTCCATCGCGGACATCACGCGCAAGGGTGGCGTGGCGCTCGGGACGTTCTACGTCTACTTCCCCGACAAGCAGTCCATCTTCGTCGAAGTGGTGGATGAGCTGGGCACGCGCCTGCGCCGGCTCATCGCCGAATCCGTGGCCGATTGCGAGGACCGCGTCGACGTGGAGCGCCAGGGCCTGCGCACCTTCTTCCAGTTCGTGCGGCAGCACCCCAATCTCTACCGCGTGGTGCGCCAGGCGGAGTTCGTGGATGAGGCCTGCTACCGCCGCTACTACGACCGCTTCGCTCGCGGCTACGTGAGCGGGCTCACCCGCGCCATGGAGGCGGGCGAGGTGCGGCGCATGGACCCGGAGGCGCTGGCCTACTGCCTCATGGGCATCAGTGATTTCCTCGGCATGCGCTGGGTCCTCTGGGAGGAGGACCCGGGGCTCGAGCGCGTCCTCGACACCGCGATGACGCTCATCTCCCACGGCCTGGACCCGCGTGCATCCACGGGCCGAAACACCGTGAAGTCCTCCGCTGCTTCGAAGCCGAAGTCGAAGCCCAAACCGAAGACCCTCAAGAAGAACACCCTGCGTTCCGCCCGCCGACCGGCGCGCGGCGCCCGGAGCTGA
- a CDS encoding acyl-CoA synthetase: MPIVHDWLARRAALAPERTALIDADHGERRISFREWNDAASRTAAFLHWGLGVGRGDRVAVLAYNCVEFLDLFFACAKLGAILQPLNWRLSAAELGGLLADAEPAVFVFGPEFRAQVEAVRPGASFVRHWLCLEAPGPGERAFSERDTQTDVSLPPLELEEDAPWVLCYTGGSTGLPKAAVLTHRSITANAVNTVMGWGLTADDVAILNAPLFHAGGLSVFTAPLAYVGGASVVCRSFDVEGVFDLVQRGVVSLFFGVPTMFIEMQRHPRFDAVDLSRLKLVISGGAPCPAPVFERFFARGMDFKTGYGLTEAGPNNFWLPPEDVRRKPGAVGVPLFHVEARIDGETQPGDVGELLLRGPHLCAGYWRRPEDTARTFADGWLHTGDLATRDAEGCFRIVGRSKDLIISGGENIYPSEVESVLAGHPDVAEVAVIGVADSKWGETPRALVVARPGTSPSAEALLRFCDGRLARYKTPKSIRFVEALPRTSAGKVDRRTLGAAHGTP; encoded by the coding sequence ATGCCCATCGTCCATGACTGGCTGGCCCGGCGTGCCGCGCTGGCTCCTGAGCGTACCGCCCTCATCGACGCCGACCATGGCGAGCGACGCATCTCCTTTCGTGAATGGAACGATGCGGCTTCGCGTACCGCCGCCTTCCTCCACTGGGGGCTGGGCGTGGGGCGAGGGGACCGTGTCGCCGTGCTCGCCTACAACTGCGTCGAGTTCCTCGACCTCTTCTTCGCGTGCGCGAAGCTGGGCGCCATCCTTCAGCCTCTCAATTGGCGGCTGAGTGCCGCGGAGCTGGGTGGGCTGCTCGCGGATGCAGAGCCCGCCGTGTTCGTCTTCGGGCCGGAGTTCCGTGCCCAGGTGGAGGCCGTGCGGCCTGGCGCGTCCTTCGTGCGCCACTGGCTCTGCCTCGAGGCTCCAGGACCGGGTGAGCGGGCCTTCTCCGAGCGCGACACGCAGACGGACGTGTCCCTTCCTCCGCTGGAGCTGGAGGAGGATGCCCCATGGGTGCTCTGCTACACGGGCGGAAGCACCGGTCTGCCGAAGGCCGCGGTGCTCACGCACCGCTCCATCACCGCCAACGCGGTGAACACGGTGATGGGCTGGGGCCTGACCGCCGATGACGTGGCAATCCTCAACGCACCGTTGTTCCATGCCGGAGGACTCAGCGTCTTCACCGCGCCGCTGGCCTACGTCGGCGGCGCATCGGTGGTGTGCCGGAGCTTCGATGTGGAGGGCGTGTTCGACCTCGTGCAGCGGGGCGTGGTGAGTCTCTTCTTCGGCGTTCCCACCATGTTCATCGAGATGCAGCGCCACCCGCGCTTCGATGCCGTGGACCTGTCACGCCTCAAGCTGGTCATCAGCGGCGGCGCGCCCTGCCCAGCCCCCGTCTTCGAGCGCTTCTTCGCTCGGGGCATGGACTTCAAGACGGGGTATGGCCTCACCGAGGCGGGCCCCAACAACTTCTGGCTTCCGCCGGAAGACGTGCGCCGCAAGCCGGGGGCGGTGGGCGTGCCCCTGTTCCACGTCGAGGCCCGCATCGACGGTGAGACGCAGCCGGGCGACGTGGGCGAGCTGCTCTTGCGAGGCCCCCACCTGTGCGCGGGCTACTGGCGCCGTCCGGAGGACACCGCCCGCACCTTCGCGGACGGCTGGCTACACACCGGCGACCTGGCGACGCGGGACGCGGAGGGATGCTTCCGCATCGTGGGCCGCAGCAAGGACCTCATCATCTCCGGCGGTGAGAACATCTACCCGTCGGAAGTGGAGAGCGTCCTCGCGGGGCATCCCGACGTGGCCGAGGTCGCCGTCATCGGCGTGGCGGACTCCAAGTGGGGGGAGACGCCGCGCGCGCTCGTCGTCGCGCGGCCGGGCACTTCGCCTTCGGCGGAGGCACTGTTGCGCTTCTGCGACGGACGGCTCGCTCGCTACAAGACGCCGAAGTCGATTCGTTTCGTGGAAGCCCTGCCGAGGACCTCCGCCGGCAAGGTCGACCGGCGCACGCTCGGTGCCGCGCACGGCACGCCCTGA
- a CDS encoding 3-oxoacyl-ACP synthase III family protein, translating into MRYAQILSTGRYVPEKVLTNADVEKILGEKVDEWLQQNVGIRERHMMADDQATSDLCVGAARQALERAGTKPEELDLIIIATDTPDYLSPATASVVQAKLGAVNAGTYDLNCACAGWVTALDVGSKTITADDSYQRILVVGAYGMSRYINWKDKKTATLFADGAGAVVLGAGDTPGFMGAKLLANGEYHDALGVYTGGTNRPATAESLELTGGKPAVQFVRKFPATFNTERWPMLLDQLLKRQSLQLDDVKQFVFTQLNLRTIEATMKILGQPMEKAHYTMDKWGYTGSACIPMTLDDAVVQGKVKRGDLVALCASGGGLAMASALYRWTA; encoded by the coding sequence ATGCGATACGCCCAGATTCTCTCCACTGGCCGCTACGTCCCCGAGAAGGTCCTCACCAACGCTGACGTCGAGAAGATTCTCGGTGAGAAGGTGGATGAGTGGCTCCAGCAGAACGTGGGCATTCGCGAACGCCACATGATGGCGGATGACCAGGCCACCTCCGACCTCTGCGTGGGCGCCGCCCGCCAGGCGCTGGAGCGCGCGGGCACGAAGCCGGAGGAACTGGACCTCATCATCATCGCCACCGACACCCCGGACTACCTCAGCCCCGCCACCGCCTCCGTGGTGCAGGCGAAGCTGGGCGCGGTGAACGCCGGCACCTACGACCTCAACTGCGCGTGCGCGGGCTGGGTGACGGCGCTGGACGTGGGCTCGAAGACCATCACCGCGGATGACAGCTACCAGCGCATCCTCGTCGTGGGCGCCTACGGCATGTCGCGCTACATCAACTGGAAGGACAAGAAGACCGCCACCCTGTTCGCGGACGGCGCGGGCGCGGTGGTGCTGGGCGCGGGTGACACGCCCGGCTTCATGGGCGCGAAGCTGCTGGCCAACGGCGAGTACCACGACGCGCTGGGAGTCTACACCGGCGGTACGAACCGCCCGGCCACCGCGGAGTCGCTGGAGCTCACGGGCGGAAAGCCCGCGGTGCAGTTCGTCCGCAAGTTCCCGGCGACGTTCAACACCGAGCGCTGGCCCATGCTGCTGGACCAGCTCCTCAAGCGGCAGAGCCTGCAGCTGGACGACGTGAAGCAGTTCGTCTTCACGCAGCTGAACCTGCGCACCATCGAAGCCACCATGAAGATCCTGGGCCAGCCGATGGAGAAGGCCCACTACACCATGGACAAGTGGGGCTACACCGGTTCGGCCTGCATCCCGATGACGCTGGATGACGCGGTGGTGCAGGGCAAGGTGAAGCGCGGCGACCTGGTGGCCCTGTGTGCCAGCGGCGGCGGGCTCGCCATGGCCTCCGCCCTCTACCGCTGGACGGCCTGA
- a CDS encoding lipase family protein: MRLRPSLYLASTLLLGITTGCGEDFAPHEEELGAVEAAAVSTSGATTHFRNWLSSNGYNSYDFVRADITGGSYGGKASASDSVTKQPVIFIHGNSDKAVGSGVFGQTGWTNSIEYFHSQGYKTSELYATTWGPANALQSANQYHSKQNVMKVRKFIEAVKAYTGASKVDIIAHSMGVTLARKAILGGTAHDAADGGTYNVGAPLTSSVDTFVGIAGANLGLTSCYMSGPSTPTCGSTNGLYPGYLFWGSVTGRSTYLNDLRSTSGYEGAFRYTIYSTADEIIGYDGIVYGEYTSRIPGQTGEKRYTGYPYGHFNSKDLTAEVQYGMVVNHTIP, translated from the coding sequence ATGCGACTGAGGCCTTCGCTGTATCTCGCGAGCACGCTGCTGCTTGGCATCACCACCGGCTGCGGCGAGGACTTCGCGCCGCACGAAGAGGAGCTCGGCGCGGTGGAAGCCGCGGCGGTCTCCACTTCCGGCGCCACCACGCACTTCCGGAACTGGCTGTCGTCCAACGGCTACAACAGCTACGACTTCGTTCGCGCGGACATCACGGGCGGAAGCTACGGCGGCAAGGCCAGCGCGTCCGACAGCGTGACGAAACAACCCGTCATCTTCATCCACGGCAACTCGGACAAAGCGGTGGGCTCGGGCGTCTTCGGCCAGACGGGCTGGACCAACTCCATCGAGTACTTCCACTCGCAGGGCTACAAGACGAGCGAGCTGTACGCGACGACGTGGGGCCCGGCCAACGCGCTCCAGTCGGCGAACCAGTACCACTCCAAGCAGAACGTGATGAAGGTGCGCAAGTTCATCGAGGCGGTGAAGGCGTACACCGGGGCCTCGAAGGTGGACATCATCGCCCACTCCATGGGCGTGACGCTGGCGCGCAAGGCCATCCTCGGCGGCACGGCCCATGACGCGGCGGACGGCGGCACATACAACGTGGGCGCGCCGCTCACGTCCTCGGTGGACACCTTCGTCGGCATCGCCGGCGCCAACCTGGGCCTGACGTCTTGTTACATGTCCGGCCCGTCGACGCCCACCTGTGGCTCCACCAACGGCCTGTACCCGGGCTACCTCTTCTGGGGCAGCGTCACCGGCCGCTCGACGTACCTCAATGACTTGCGCTCGACGAGCGGTTACGAGGGCGCCTTCCGCTACACCATCTACTCCACGGCGGACGAAATCATCGGCTACGACGGCATCGTCTATGGTGAGTACACGTCGCGCATCCCCGGGCAGACGGGTGAGAAGCGCTACACCGGCTACCCCTATGGCCACTTCAACTCGAAGGACCTGACGGCGGAGGTTCAGTACGGCATGGTGGTCAACCACACCATCCCGTAA
- a CDS encoding serine hydrolase, protein MRDTGFDQVLDFKRGGARIAHAPYVDVAVIELDARSRPTAAANVLLSRDYPAGAIVPIDVETLGTTAVRYTAWNLDRWDSGAHEALPTEALVPGRDKAPLRFMAPYPASLFKLLIAFRVLRWVDQGQLTLDQPWRFLRDTEDKGTRPIRDWLEPMVTESDNTATEALVKLLHEQGAMAGLNAELAALGLDTLQIHGTSPVTGRSWNPGQIHMTALDTARLLLLIEGGPGVLWRTASGREVTAKELSGPSRAHLQSLLAEQALHEALSSTLLCGDARAKPGIPASVPTRWVNSEDGTVTAAETAFGRDTRPCNAAAEVTFLHKTGLTENYGSDGGIVRSLPGKPWRRYIVVFMSNLGYRYYDEKVADAADFAKGEDGFPYVSTSISYTQRIPALGRRIDAMMQERQRARPRSPPAKDAVPQQAPRPAR, encoded by the coding sequence GTGCGGGACACAGGCTTTGACCAGGTGCTCGACTTCAAGCGCGGCGGTGCGCGCATCGCCCACGCGCCCTACGTCGACGTCGCCGTCATCGAACTGGATGCCCGGAGCCGTCCCACGGCCGCCGCCAACGTGCTGCTGTCGCGCGACTACCCAGCTGGCGCCATCGTCCCCATCGACGTCGAAACGCTGGGCACCACGGCAGTGCGTTACACAGCGTGGAATCTGGACCGCTGGGACAGCGGCGCCCATGAGGCCCTCCCCACGGAGGCCCTGGTCCCCGGACGAGACAAAGCGCCGCTCCGCTTCATGGCGCCCTACCCCGCCTCGCTCTTCAAGCTGCTCATCGCCTTTCGCGTCCTCCGGTGGGTGGACCAGGGTCAGCTCACGTTGGACCAGCCCTGGCGCTTCCTCCGAGACACCGAGGACAAGGGCACGCGCCCGATACGTGACTGGCTGGAGCCGATGGTGACCGAATCGGACAACACCGCCACCGAGGCACTGGTGAAGCTGCTCCACGAGCAAGGCGCAATGGCGGGCCTCAACGCGGAGCTGGCGGCGCTGGGCCTGGACACACTGCAAATCCACGGCACCTCCCCGGTGACTGGCCGGAGCTGGAACCCCGGCCAGATTCACATGACGGCGTTGGATACCGCGCGGCTGTTGCTGCTCATCGAAGGAGGCCCTGGCGTCCTCTGGCGCACCGCCTCGGGCCGCGAGGTGACGGCGAAGGAACTCTCTGGCCCGTCCAGAGCCCACCTCCAATCCCTGCTCGCCGAACAGGCACTGCACGAAGCGCTGTCATCCACGCTGCTGTGCGGGGACGCCCGCGCGAAGCCAGGCATCCCCGCGTCAGTCCCAACGCGATGGGTGAACTCCGAGGACGGAACGGTGACGGCGGCGGAGACCGCCTTCGGCCGGGACACGCGCCCTTGCAACGCGGCGGCGGAGGTCACATTCCTCCACAAGACAGGGCTGACGGAGAACTACGGCAGCGACGGCGGCATCGTCCGCTCCCTGCCCGGCAAACCCTGGCGCCGATACATTGTCGTGTTCATGTCCAACCTGGGCTACCGCTACTACGACGAGAAAGTGGCCGACGCGGCTGACTTCGCGAAGGGCGAAGACGGCTTCCCTTACGTCAGCACGTCCATCAGCTACACGCAGCGAATCCCCGCGTTGGGCCGCCGAATCGACGCGATGATGCAGGAGCGCCAACGCGCACGTCCCCGGAGTCCTCCCGCGAAGGACGCGGTTCCCCAACAGGCGCCTCGGCCCGCTCGATAG
- a CDS encoding synaptic vesicle VAT-1 family membrane protein, producing the protein MRARKVVIRKAGGYEQLHLEEVNQDSPGFGEVRVATEAIGVNYADCVIRMGLYASAKEYVGWPITPGFEFAGHVDAVGPGVEDLAPGARVFGVTRFGGYATHVTVPRHQVFTLPARLSMEQAAGFPTVFLTAYYALFELAHPRPGANVLVHSAAGGVGGALLQLGRIAGCRMVGVVGGTHKVETARAQGAEVVIDKSREALWAAAERAAPRGYDVVLDANGPSTLRDSYKHLASPGKLVIYGFHSMLPRTGGRPNYAKLAWDWLRTPRFDPLTLTNDNTSVLAFNLSYLFEQRAVLEESMARLLGWLEEGKLVPPPVKSFPLDAVADAHRALESGGTVGKLVLVP; encoded by the coding sequence ATGCGCGCACGCAAGGTCGTCATTCGGAAAGCAGGTGGGTATGAGCAGCTCCACCTTGAAGAGGTGAATCAGGATTCACCTGGATTCGGTGAGGTCCGGGTGGCCACCGAAGCCATTGGGGTGAACTATGCGGACTGCGTCATCCGCATGGGGCTGTACGCCTCCGCGAAGGAGTATGTGGGGTGGCCCATCACCCCGGGCTTCGAGTTCGCGGGCCACGTGGATGCCGTGGGACCCGGCGTGGAAGACCTGGCACCCGGAGCGCGGGTGTTCGGCGTGACGCGCTTCGGTGGTTACGCCACCCACGTCACGGTGCCCCGTCACCAGGTGTTCACATTGCCCGCGCGGCTGAGCATGGAGCAGGCCGCGGGGTTCCCCACGGTGTTCCTCACCGCGTACTACGCCCTGTTCGAACTGGCGCACCCGCGGCCGGGCGCCAACGTGTTGGTGCACTCGGCGGCGGGCGGCGTGGGTGGGGCGCTGCTCCAGTTGGGCCGCATCGCCGGGTGCCGGATGGTGGGCGTGGTGGGTGGGACGCACAAGGTGGAGACGGCTCGCGCGCAGGGGGCGGAGGTCGTCATCGACAAGAGCCGGGAGGCCTTGTGGGCCGCGGCGGAGCGGGCGGCACCTCGGGGGTATGACGTGGTGCTCGATGCGAACGGGCCGTCCACGTTGCGCGACAGCTACAAGCACCTGGCCTCGCCGGGGAAGCTCGTCATCTACGGCTTTCACTCCATGCTGCCGCGCACGGGCGGCCGGCCGAACTACGCGAAGCTGGCCTGGGACTGGCTGCGCACGCCGCGGTTTGATCCGCTGACGCTCACCAACGACAACACCAGCGTGCTGGCGTTCAACCTGTCGTACCTGTTCGAACAGCGCGCCGTGCTGGAGGAGTCCATGGCGCGGCTCCTGGGCTGGTTGGAGGAGGGGAAGCTGGTGCCGCCACCGGTGAAGTCGTTTCCGTTGGACGCGGTGGCGGATGCGCACCGGGCACTGGAGTCCGGCGGCACGGTGGGGAAGCTGGTGTTGGTGCCGTGA
- a CDS encoding Imm49 family immunity protein, translated as MSAVYLPVYVQNALEDNLELLPRIRAGAPQRKVLAFCQNFRIAGIGKLFLDGSPDAFRFHLHQSGRAFAFFSAHASEEGRFGSKALPFFDALAAGDLQGAEEIARHSRRTWVQGKEYEEDFLFVEFCMQHACLGASRATLEALLERYEKALEGSEDFRLDVCRALMEAREDDFNAALEQYLEARSDEWAELEDNGSVASEVLVTEGRFCVEGLSLVYMAERQGLMTEPDYLHIPSLARKGRPPAFDARSWERIEVETD; from the coding sequence ATGAGCGCCGTGTATCTGCCCGTCTACGTCCAGAATGCGCTCGAGGACAACCTGGAGCTCCTTCCGCGCATCCGTGCTGGTGCACCTCAGCGCAAGGTGCTCGCGTTCTGTCAGAACTTCCGCATCGCGGGCATCGGGAAGCTCTTCCTGGATGGCTCGCCCGACGCGTTCCGCTTTCACCTGCACCAGAGTGGCCGCGCCTTCGCCTTCTTCAGCGCGCACGCATCGGAGGAGGGACGATTCGGGAGCAAGGCCCTGCCGTTCTTCGACGCCTTGGCTGCCGGCGACCTTCAAGGTGCGGAGGAGATTGCACGTCACTCCCGGCGTACGTGGGTCCAGGGAAAGGAGTATGAGGAGGATTTCCTCTTCGTGGAGTTTTGTATGCAGCACGCCTGCCTGGGGGCGTCGCGAGCCACGCTGGAGGCGCTGCTCGAGCGCTATGAGAAGGCGCTCGAGGGTTCGGAGGACTTCCGGCTGGACGTCTGCAGGGCGCTCATGGAAGCCCGCGAAGATGATTTCAACGCGGCGCTGGAGCAGTACCTGGAGGCGCGGAGCGACGAGTGGGCGGAGCTCGAGGACAATGGAAGCGTGGCTTCCGAAGTCCTCGTCACGGAGGGGCGCTTTTGCGTCGAGGGGCTCAGCCTGGTCTACATGGCTGAGCGCCAGGGGTTGATGACCGAGCCGGACTACCTGCACATCCCCTCGCTCGCGAGGAAGGGACGTCCCCCGGCGTTTGATGCCCGCTCCTGGGAGCGCATCGAAGTGGAGACGGACTGA
- a CDS encoding acyl-CoA synthetase: MTEGAHMFIGDWMGRGALYWPDSVAVVDPSRGDAGRFTYRAMNTRATALGGWLRDVAGVKKGDRVGIVAHNGVEYLDALFACAKIGAVFVPFNWRLHAAELADLVRSIRPGVLLFGDDFRDTIADVRERLGGGPRLVSLESQGLPGADAYAATLAHVPGSPVTQDAVSEEDILCLIFTGGTTGRSKGARVSYRMVAWNTLNTLVHEVRPGDVTVTHTPMFHTGGLLVYTLPLLTVGGTVVLMRRWEPEVLLDLVPREKVTLFFAVPTQYQQLLESPRFKTTDFSSVRFMTSGGAALPVPLIQAWQAVHPVPFKQGFGMTEFGPGLFSMGPEYAVSKAGSIGRPNYFIAAKLVDDDGREVPMGEVGELLLKGPSMCSGYFEDEAATRETIDPEGWLHTGDLARVDADGFFTIAGRKKDMFISGGENIYPLELESALYEHPAVAQCAVVGMPDEKWGEVGRAFVVLKPDGKVSAEALLEHLRGRVARFKVPKRVELMERLPISAAGKILKRELRDAAVAADRDSSRH; the protein is encoded by the coding sequence ATGACGGAGGGCGCTCACATGTTCATCGGGGACTGGATGGGCCGTGGCGCCCTCTACTGGCCCGACAGTGTCGCGGTGGTGGACCCGTCCCGGGGTGACGCGGGCCGCTTCACCTACCGCGCGATGAACACGCGCGCCACCGCGCTGGGCGGCTGGCTGCGTGACGTGGCCGGCGTGAAGAAGGGCGACAGGGTGGGCATCGTGGCCCACAACGGCGTGGAGTACCTGGACGCGCTGTTCGCCTGCGCGAAGATTGGCGCCGTCTTCGTCCCCTTCAACTGGCGCCTGCACGCCGCCGAGCTGGCGGACCTGGTGCGCTCCATCCGTCCCGGCGTGCTCCTCTTCGGCGACGACTTCCGCGACACCATCGCGGACGTCCGCGAGCGCCTGGGCGGCGGCCCCCGGCTGGTGTCCCTGGAGTCGCAAGGCCTGCCGGGCGCGGACGCCTACGCTGCGACGCTGGCCCACGTGCCGGGCTCGCCGGTGACTCAGGACGCGGTGTCCGAGGAGGACATCCTCTGTCTCATCTTCACCGGCGGAACGACGGGGCGCTCGAAGGGCGCGCGCGTCAGTTACCGCATGGTGGCGTGGAACACCCTCAACACGTTGGTCCACGAGGTGCGGCCCGGCGACGTCACGGTGACGCACACGCCCATGTTCCACACGGGCGGATTGCTCGTGTACACGCTGCCGCTGCTCACCGTGGGCGGCACCGTCGTCCTCATGCGCCGGTGGGAGCCGGAGGTGCTGCTGGACCTCGTCCCCCGGGAAAAGGTGACGCTCTTCTTCGCGGTGCCCACGCAGTACCAGCAGCTCCTGGAGTCGCCGCGCTTCAAGACGACGGACTTCTCCTCCGTGCGCTTCATGACCAGCGGAGGCGCGGCGCTGCCGGTGCCGCTCATCCAGGCGTGGCAGGCGGTGCACCCGGTGCCCTTCAAGCAGGGCTTCGGGATGACGGAGTTCGGCCCGGGCCTCTTCAGCATGGGGCCGGAGTACGCGGTGTCGAAGGCGGGCTCCATTGGGCGGCCCAACTACTTCATCGCCGCGAAGCTGGTGGATGACGACGGCCGGGAGGTCCCCATGGGCGAGGTGGGTGAGCTGCTCCTCAAGGGCCCCTCCATGTGTTCCGGCTACTTCGAGGACGAGGCAGCCACGCGCGAGACCATCGACCCGGAAGGGTGGCTGCACACCGGCGACCTGGCGCGCGTGGACGCGGATGGCTTCTTCACCATCGCCGGGCGCAAGAAGGACATGTTCATCTCCGGCGGAGAGAACATCTACCCGCTGGAGCTGGAGTCCGCGCTGTACGAGCACCCCGCGGTGGCGCAATGCGCCGTGGTGGGCATGCCCGACGAGAAGTGGGGCGAGGTTGGCCGCGCCTTCGTGGTGTTGAAGCCGGATGGGAAGGTTTCGGCGGAGGCGCTGTTGGAGCACCTGCGGGGACGCGTGGCGCGTTTCAAGGTGCCCAAGCGCGTGGAGCTGATGGAGCGCCTGCCCATCTCCGCGGCCGGAAAGATTCTCAAGCGTGAGCTTCGCGACGCGGCCGTGGCCGCGGACCGGGACAGCTCGCGTCATTGA
- a CDS encoding ATP-binding protein, with amino-acid sequence MSLSAAHPFVPGRPVPLGFLTGLGVVGLQFLEDGPCLFHDGAHGLGIDAADMSRIGTPFFRTDLSRALRTGGVGLWLALARRIVDAHGGALVLERQSGVGTTVRITLPTAHG; translated from the coding sequence GTGTCCCTGTCGGCTGCGCATCCGTTCGTTCCGGGCCGCCCGGTGCCGCTGGGCTTCCTCACGGGCCTGGGTGTCGTTGGCCTCCAGTTCCTGGAAGACGGTCCGTGCCTGTTCCATGACGGTGCGCATGGCCTCGGCATCGACGCGGCGGACATGTCGCGTATCGGCACGCCGTTCTTCCGCACGGACCTCAGCCGCGCGCTCAGGACCGGGGGCGTGGGTTTGTGGCTCGCGCTGGCCCGGCGCATCGTGGACGCGCACGGCGGTGCCCTGGTGCTGGAGCGCCAGTCTGGCGTGGGGACCACCGTGCGAATCACACTGCCGACGGCTCACGGGTAG